In Bacteroidales bacterium, a single genomic region encodes these proteins:
- the nhaA gene encoding Na+/H+ antiporter NhaA has product MRLTKLYKEFFSSEKAGGLMLILATVISLLLANSSLQDSYVSLWKYEFSGHSMVHWINDGLMTIFFLLIGLELEREIYKGELSSFKNASLPIFGAIGGMLIPAAIFLLFNYGKDTQSGAGIPTATDIAFAIGIISLLGNRVPATLKIFLTALAVIDDLGAIIIIALFYTASVSFIYLILALTVFVVLLGFNKLKINNLVLYLIGGILMWFFMSRSGVHPTITGVLLAFTIPFGDGLEKSPSYILQHMLHKPVAFLIIPLFALANTGITIGSDLIAGLGNDYSLGIIAGLIVGKPLGIWLFSVIGVSLGLCSLPSDVKWTNILGIGFLGGIGFTMSIFICLLAFDNQRMIDTAKIAILAGSLLAGIFGLIILKLTLKSPASNYE; this is encoded by the coding sequence GTGAGACTGACAAAACTCTATAAAGAGTTCTTTAGCAGTGAAAAAGCAGGAGGACTGATGCTGATTTTGGCAACAGTGATCTCACTTCTGCTGGCCAATTCTTCTTTACAGGATTCTTATGTAAGTCTCTGGAAATATGAATTTTCCGGGCATAGTATGGTACATTGGATTAATGATGGTCTGATGACCATATTTTTTTTATTGATTGGTTTGGAATTAGAACGTGAAATTTATAAAGGAGAGCTCTCAAGCTTTAAGAATGCCTCATTACCAATTTTTGGAGCAATAGGCGGAATGTTGATTCCAGCTGCAATTTTTCTGTTATTTAATTATGGTAAAGATACTCAGTCCGGGGCAGGTATACCAACTGCAACCGATATAGCTTTCGCAATCGGGATAATATCACTTTTAGGAAATCGTGTACCTGCAACACTAAAGATATTCCTTACAGCTCTTGCCGTTATTGATGATTTAGGTGCTATTATTATAATTGCCTTATTTTATACAGCCAGTGTTTCATTTATATATCTAATTCTGGCTCTGACTGTGTTTGTTGTTCTGTTAGGCTTTAATAAACTGAAAATTAATAATCTGGTTTTGTATTTAATTGGAGGTATTTTAATGTGGTTTTTTATGTCACGCTCCGGTGTCCATCCAACAATAACTGGTGTATTGCTGGCCTTTACAATTCCTTTTGGTGACGGGCTGGAGAAATCTCCTTCCTATATTCTTCAGCATATGCTCCATAAGCCGGTTGCTTTTCTTATTATCCCCTTGTTTGCACTCGCAAATACAGGAATCACTATCGGTAGCGACCTTATTGCCGGGTTAGGGAATGATTACAGTTTAGGTATTATTGCTGGCCTTATTGTAGGTAAACCTTTGGGAATCTGGCTCTTTTCAGTTATTGGTGTTAGTCTCGGTCTATGTTCATTACCTTCTGATGTCAAATGGACGAATATTCTGGGAATTGGTTTCCTGGGTGGTATAGGATTTACCATGTCTATTTTCATTTGTCTTCTTGCATTCGATAATCAGCGAATGATCGACACTGCTAAAATTGCAATACTTGCCGGATCATTACTTGCAGGTATATTTGGTCTGATCATTTTGAAACTTACACTTAAATCCCCGGCAAGTAATTATGAGTAA
- a CDS encoding outer membrane lipoprotein-sorting protein, whose translation MKKQIILLSIPVFLFAFAPQDAQEILDKVDRNMSSNNRIFESEMIIHGRRTSRNITSVTYSAGNKQSFTEYLSPAREMGTKMLKLGNQLWIYSPSTDRIIQISGHMLRQSVMGSDLSYEDMMDDRKLTEIYSSRVTGNETIDDRKTYVLELTAKVEDATYFKQKIWVDAERFVPLKQEMFAKSGQLLKRTTLSEVKQIQGRWFPTKIIYKDALKEGDGTEFTMTSIKFNQNIPEHIFTKAALKK comes from the coding sequence ATGAAAAAACAAATAATATTACTATCAATACCTGTTTTTCTCTTTGCATTCGCTCCACAGGATGCTCAGGAGATTCTAGACAAAGTTGACAGAAACATGTCATCTAATAATAGAATTTTCGAATCTGAAATGATTATTCATGGTCGCCGGACAAGCAGAAACATTACATCTGTAACTTATTCAGCCGGGAATAAACAATCATTTACAGAATATCTTTCACCCGCCAGGGAAATGGGTACTAAAATGCTGAAACTGGGTAATCAGCTTTGGATTTACTCTCCTTCAACCGACAGGATAATTCAGATTTCAGGACATATGTTAAGGCAATCTGTAATGGGTTCAGATTTATCCTATGAAGATATGATGGATGACCGAAAACTGACAGAGATCTACTCTTCAAGAGTAACCGGGAATGAAACAATTGACGACAGGAAAACTTATGTTCTTGAATTAACTGCAAAAGTCGAAGATGCTACTTATTTTAAACAGAAAATCTGGGTTGACGCTGAACGGTTTGTACCATTGAAACAGGAAATGTTCGCAAAAAGCGGCCAGTTACTTAAGAGAACAACACTTTCTGAGGTGAAACAGATCCAGGGCAGATGGTTTCCAACGAAGATAATTTACAAAGACGCTCTAAAAGAAGGTGATGGAACAGAATTTACTATGACCAGTATAAAATTTAACCAGAATATTCCGGAACACATATTCACAAAAGCAGCACTGAAAAAATAA
- a CDS encoding FtsX-like permease family protein translates to MIKFILKGIIRDKSRSLLPVIVVAAGVFLTVFLSGYLSGVFSDMIDLSARFTTGHVKIMTRAYAENQDQMPNDLALINVSSLKSELKSEFPDMEWVERIHFGGLLDVPDENGETRGQGPAAGTAIDLLSSGSSEPERMNVGKSLVKGSMPAKRGEALISDDFAEKFDVSVGNEITLFGSTMNGSMMFKTFVVSGTLRFGNAFLDRGAVFIDILDAQEALDMNDASGEILGYFNDREYNDLKALSVKEKFNAQYSSINDEFSPEMLRLVDQNDMGQYLMMSENVGSIMIIIFVLAMSVVLWNTGLLGGLRRYSEYGIRLALGEEKKHIYSTTILEAVLIGIIGSLLGTALGLVAAWYLQTYGLNLGSVTQNMGMMIPTVLKAKISPALFYIGFFPGVIATVLGNALAGLAIYKRKTSRLFKELEV, encoded by the coding sequence ATGATAAAATTTATATTAAAAGGTATTATCCGCGATAAGAGCAGGAGCCTGCTACCGGTAATAGTAGTTGCTGCAGGTGTATTTCTGACTGTATTTCTGAGTGGCTACCTGAGCGGAGTATTCAGCGATATGATCGATTTAAGTGCCAGATTCACCACCGGACATGTAAAAATTATGACCAGAGCATACGCTGAAAACCAGGACCAGATGCCTAACGATCTTGCGTTAATTAATGTAAGCTCTCTAAAAAGTGAATTGAAATCAGAATTCCCTGATATGGAATGGGTTGAAAGAATCCATTTCGGAGGACTCCTTGATGTTCCTGACGAAAATGGTGAAACAAGAGGTCAGGGACCAGCCGCCGGAACGGCAATTGATCTTCTCTCCTCCGGCTCATCTGAACCTGAGAGAATGAATGTAGGAAAATCATTGGTCAAGGGTTCTATGCCTGCTAAAAGAGGAGAAGCACTTATAAGCGACGATTTTGCTGAGAAGTTTGACGTATCTGTTGGCAATGAGATCACACTTTTTGGTTCGACGATGAATGGCAGCATGATGTTTAAGACATTCGTTGTGTCGGGGACTCTGAGGTTTGGAAATGCATTTCTCGACAGGGGAGCTGTCTTCATTGATATTCTCGATGCACAGGAAGCACTGGATATGAATGATGCATCAGGTGAAATTCTTGGATATTTCAATGATAGAGAATATAATGATCTGAAAGCTCTTTCTGTTAAGGAGAAATTCAATGCACAGTACAGTTCAATAAATGATGAATTTTCTCCGGAGATGTTACGTCTGGTTGATCAGAATGATATGGGTCAGTACCTAATGATGTCAGAAAATGTTGGGTCAATAATGATTATTATTTTTGTTCTGGCCATGTCGGTAGTTTTGTGGAACACAGGCTTGCTTGGCGGATTGAGAAGATACAGCGAATACGGCATCAGGCTCGCCCTTGGCGAGGAGAAAAAGCATATTTATAGCACTACAATACTTGAGGCTGTTCTTATCGGAATAATTGGTTCGCTTTTGGGTACTGCTCTCGGGTTGGTAGCTGCCTGGTATCTCCAGACCTATGGATTAAATCTTGGAAGTGTGACACAGAATATGGGTATGATGATTCCGACTGTATTGAAGGCTAAAATATCCCCTGCACTGTTTTATATAGGGTTTTTCCCCGGAGTTATTGCAACTGTCTTGGGAAATGCACTGGCCGGACTGGCAATTTATAAGCGAAAAACCTCAAGACTGTTTAAAGAACTTGAAGTTTAA
- a CDS encoding ABC transporter permease, translating into MLAFKLALKNLMGAGLRTWLNVSVLSFAFVIIIFYNGMLDGWNRQGRNDTIAWVTGAGQLWHPGFDRFDPYTFQDSHNVLSPEIVAEVEKKNLVPVLVAQATAFPQGRSLGVILKGIDPEQTILSLPSQSLITEISQDNAIIGKRFAESANLKKGDKLLIRWRDKNGTFDAREVNISEIFNCDVPEADNGQVYLPIGVLQKMMGMQNEATYLVTGENYINKNPENWIFRDLSFLLADFDKLILSKRVGASIMQIFLLLIALIAIFDTQVLSIFRRQKEIGTYIALGMTRYQVVGIFTVEGGTHSILATLLGALYGIPLLLVINKTGISFGIGQDMNITLAETIYPYYSLKLIASTIILVVMSATVVSYLPSRKISKMKPTDALKGKLQ; encoded by the coding sequence ATGTTAGCATTCAAATTAGCATTAAAAAATCTTATGGGTGCCGGGTTGAGAACATGGCTTAATGTTTCGGTTCTCTCATTTGCCTTCGTGATTATAATATTCTACAATGGCATGCTCGACGGATGGAACCGTCAGGGGAGGAATGACACAATTGCCTGGGTTACAGGTGCAGGCCAATTATGGCATCCCGGTTTTGATCGTTTTGATCCATATACTTTTCAGGATTCGCACAATGTCTTATCGCCGGAGATTGTTGCAGAAGTGGAGAAAAAAAATCTTGTTCCCGTACTGGTCGCCCAGGCTACTGCTTTCCCGCAGGGCAGATCCTTAGGTGTAATACTGAAAGGGATAGATCCTGAACAAACAATTCTCTCTCTTCCCTCTCAGTCCTTAATAACTGAAATTAGTCAGGATAATGCGATTATAGGAAAAAGATTTGCTGAATCAGCAAACCTGAAAAAAGGAGATAAACTGTTGATACGATGGCGTGACAAAAACGGGACTTTTGATGCCCGTGAAGTGAATATATCTGAGATTTTCAATTGTGATGTTCCTGAAGCCGACAACGGACAAGTATACCTGCCTATTGGGGTTCTTCAAAAAATGATGGGGATGCAAAATGAGGCAACCTACCTTGTAACAGGAGAAAACTATATAAATAAAAATCCGGAAAACTGGATATTCAGGGATCTCAGTTTTCTATTAGCTGATTTTGATAAACTAATCCTTTCAAAAAGGGTTGGTGCAAGCATTATGCAGATATTCCTCCTGTTAATTGCACTGATTGCAATATTTGATACTCAGGTTCTCTCTATCTTCCGCCGGCAAAAAGAAATTGGAACCTACATAGCACTCGGAATGACTCGTTATCAGGTTGTTGGAATTTTTACAGTTGAAGGAGGGACTCACAGCATCCTGGCAACTCTGCTCGGTGCACTGTATGGTATTCCTCTCCTGCTTGTAATAAACAAGACCGGAATCAGCTTTGGTATTGGACAGGATATGAACATCACACTTGCTGAGACAATATACCCTTACTATAGTCTGAAACTTATTGCCTCAACTATAATCCTTGTAGTTATGTCAGCGACTGTTGTAAGTTACCTGCCTTCTCGAAAAATATCTAAGATGAAACCAACTGATGCATTAAAAGGGAAACTGCAATGA
- a CDS encoding ABC transporter ATP-binding protein gives MENSSIIKIENLTKRFPVGKADFTALKGINLSLGTGEFAGLVGPSGSGKTTLLNIIGSLDTPSEGAVYVLGKSVSLLTHKQSAKLRNHHIGFIFQTYNLLPVYTVYENVEFALLLQKMTGSDRKKAVMDALEWVGLTEKIHSKPAMLSGGECQRVAIARSMVKRPEIVLADEPTANLDSNNSHHILQTMKKLNRELKTTFIFATHDEKVMNYLNRIISLDDGKVVKDEIITASKS, from the coding sequence ATGGAAAATTCTTCTATAATTAAAATTGAAAATCTTACAAAACGGTTCCCTGTTGGTAAGGCTGATTTTACGGCACTTAAGGGAATAAATTTAAGTTTGGGAACTGGTGAATTTGCCGGTCTTGTGGGACCCAGCGGATCAGGAAAAACAACTCTTCTGAATATTATTGGCTCACTCGATACCCCTTCTGAAGGAGCAGTATATGTACTTGGAAAATCTGTCTCGTTGCTTACACATAAACAGTCAGCAAAACTCAGAAACCATCATATCGGCTTTATATTTCAAACTTATAACCTCCTTCCGGTATATACTGTTTACGAAAATGTAGAGTTCGCTTTACTCCTTCAGAAAATGACAGGTTCAGACAGGAAGAAGGCAGTAATGGATGCTCTTGAATGGGTTGGACTAACAGAAAAGATTCACTCAAAACCTGCAATGTTGTCCGGAGGTGAATGCCAGCGTGTTGCGATAGCCCGCTCTATGGTAAAGAGACCTGAGATTGTTCTTGCAGACGAACCGACTGCCAACCTCGATTCAAATAACTCTCATCATATTCTCCAGACAATGAAAAAACTTAACAGAGAGCTTAAGACAACCTTTATTTTTGCCACACATGATGAAAAAGTAATGAATTATCTCAACCGCATCATCTCCCTGGATGATGGAAAGGTAGTAAAAGATGAAATTATAACTGCTTCAAAATCTTAG